The following proteins are co-located in the Thermoanaerobaculia bacterium genome:
- a CDS encoding DMT family transporter, whose product MTSWARARAGAPAEAPELAVFGALLLAQFFLGVFPVIGKLALGTIPPLPFAFFRVAGASLLLGLLALARPAEPIAREDRPRFWLLSFLGVSVNQIFFITGLALSTAINAAILMTTIPVLTLGFAILARRESAAPRKIAGCAVALGGALFLVGAGRFDWRSDLFLGDVLLMTNATCYSLYLVLARDLLAKYSAATFIRVTFQMGTAPVLVFAAVPIARMHFSRVTPLAWICLAAVIVFASVAAYVLNAWALARTHASRVAVFVTLQPVVATALAVVWLGELPTAKAGVAAALIFAGLLLSRAPLPKVEQE is encoded by the coding sequence GTGACGTCCTGGGCCCGGGCGCGGGCGGGCGCGCCGGCGGAGGCGCCGGAGCTCGCCGTCTTCGGCGCGCTCCTGCTCGCGCAGTTCTTCCTCGGCGTCTTCCCAGTGATCGGAAAGCTGGCGCTCGGGACCATTCCCCCGCTTCCCTTCGCGTTCTTCCGGGTCGCCGGCGCGTCGCTCCTCCTCGGACTGCTGGCCCTCGCGCGCCCCGCGGAACCGATCGCGCGGGAGGACCGGCCGCGGTTCTGGCTCCTCTCGTTTCTCGGCGTCTCGGTGAACCAGATCTTCTTCATCACGGGCCTCGCCCTCTCGACGGCGATCAACGCCGCGATCCTGATGACGACGATCCCCGTCCTGACGCTCGGCTTCGCGATCCTGGCCCGCCGCGAGTCGGCGGCGCCGCGGAAGATCGCCGGATGCGCCGTCGCGCTCGGGGGGGCGCTCTTCCTCGTCGGCGCGGGCCGATTCGACTGGCGGAGCGATCTCTTCCTCGGAGACGTCCTCCTGATGACCAACGCGACGTGCTATTCGCTCTATCTCGTGCTCGCCCGCGATCTCCTGGCGAAGTATTCGGCGGCGACTTTCATCCGCGTCACCTTCCAGATGGGCACGGCGCCGGTCCTCGTTTTCGCGGCCGTGCCGATCGCCCGGATGCATTTTTCGCGCGTGACTCCCCTCGCCTGGATCTGCCTCGCCGCCGTGATCGTCTTCGCGTCGGTCGCGGCCTACGTGCTCAACGCGTGGGCGCTCGCGCGCACCCATGCCTCGCGGGTCGCCGTTTTCGTGACCCTGCAGCCGGTCGTCGCGACGGCGCTGGCCGTCGTGTGGCTGGGAGAGCTCCCGACGGCGAAAGCCGGCGTCGCCGCGGCGCTGATCTTCGCGGGGCTGCTGCTCTCGCGAGCGCCGCTTCCGAAGGTCGAACAGGAATAG
- a CDS encoding DUF4398 domain-containing protein, with product MLRRTIGRRVAAAALLTILCACARRPTRELEDARRALVAAEAAQAPVYAPSSFAEAQRTLHEAERLAGRRKYDDARIVARESAARSRAAVAMTAENRAKMLEALKVNLEATQRQLTDAEQEISMAESSRVDPKQIDMFRRDLAGARAKLAEASRRHQNGDLPGGRKWSEDARIAADMTLREIRFAIAQNPIVHPAPKKRRRP from the coding sequence ATGCTCCGGCGAACGATCGGGAGGCGCGTCGCGGCTGCCGCGCTCCTGACCATCCTCTGCGCCTGCGCCCGCCGCCCGACGCGGGAGCTCGAAGACGCGAGGCGGGCCCTCGTCGCGGCCGAGGCCGCCCAGGCTCCCGTGTACGCGCCCTCTTCCTTCGCGGAAGCACAGCGCACTCTGCACGAGGCGGAGCGGCTCGCGGGAAGAAGGAAGTACGACGACGCGCGCATCGTCGCCCGCGAATCGGCGGCGCGGTCGAGGGCCGCGGTCGCCATGACGGCCGAGAACCGCGCGAAGATGCTCGAGGCGCTGAAAGTCAACCTCGAGGCGACCCAACGCCAGCTCACCGACGCGGAACAGGAAATCTCCATGGCGGAATCGTCCCGCGTCGATCCCAAGCAGATCGACATGTTCCGGCGCGACCTCGCCGGAGCGCGGGCGAAGCTCGCCGAGGCGAGCCGGCGGCATCAGAACGGCGACCTCCCCGGCGGGCGGAAGTGGTCGGAGGACGCCCGGATCGCCGCGGACATGACCTTGCGGGAAATCCGTTTCGCGATCGCGCAGAACCCGATCGTGCACCCCGCCCCGAAGAAGCGCCGCCGCCCGTGA